GAGTTTAAAATTTTTATGGTAGTTATTGCTATGCATTTGATAAACACCTCTCAATCCCCTCAAGGGTATCTTTAATCGATTATAACAGGTTCTTCAACTTTGCCAAATAATTTTTCTTTCCAATTTTCCCAACCGTACTTTCTAGAAAAAATAAATAACATAATAGGATATATTACAAATACAGGTAAATATGTATTTAGACCCAATGAAGGTTCCGAAGTATCTAAATATAAAGCATCTGTCTGAAAAACAGACCAGTTGGTTGTTATCAAAAATGCCGCGATAATATTATTTGAAGCATGTAAACCTAATGCAAGTTCAGTTCCTTCATCCATTAATGTACAAATTCCATAAAGGAAACCTGTACCGATATAAAATACCATAATACCAAACCCTAATTTTTCAACTTCCGGATTCATTCCGTGTAAAAGTCCAAACGCAGTTGAAGTCACTAGTAACGGAAACCACCTATTTTTAGCTAACACTCCTAATCCTTGCATTAAATAGCCTCTGAATACCAATTCCTCAGCACTTGTTTGAAATGGTAATAATAAAAAGGAAACCAATACCA
The nucleotide sequence above comes from Aureibaculum algae. Encoded proteins:
- a CDS encoding CPBP family intramembrane glutamic endopeptidase, with the protein product MNFIQQAYKGRNDWWMYVLTFISIFVGIQFASIPLMITGYFAVDGDMDMFRKEALDNFMKAGIDKNLFLGLMIFTFIVALFILYFFVRFLHKRSFKSLITARPEIDWKRFWFAFILWGGTVLVLSLVGVYLSPDDFVWNFKPIPFFTLVLVSFLLLPFQTSAEELVFRGYLMQGLGVLAKNRWFPLLVTSTAFGLLHGMNPEVEKLGFGIMVFYIGTGFLYGICTLMDEGTELALGLHASNNIIAAFLITTNWSVFQTDALYLDTSEPSLGLNTYLPVFVIYPIMLFIFSRKYGWENWKEKLFGKVEEPVIID